A segment of the Fibrobacter succinogenes subsp. succinogenes S85 genome:
ACCTTCCAGGAGTAGCTCGGCTTCTTGGAAACACCAATTTTCACAGACAAGAGGCTGAAGAGGAAAATACCAATCGGCTTACCGAAAATGAGGGCAAGAGCCACGGCGCCAAGCACAGGCACGTCAAGACCACCGAGCTTGATTTCAACACCGGCATTTGAAAGAGCAAAGAGCGGCATAATACCAAAGTTCACCCACGGCACAAGCGGCTTGTACAAGCGTTCCTGCATCGAGACGCTTTCACGGGCGCCACGCTGGAGGAGGCTGAACACGCGATACTTTTCTTCGCCAGAGACCTTAGCATCGCCAGAGAGCACGTTACCCACGCTGTTGGCAAAGCTTGCAACCTTGCCCTTTGCGACCACGGCCTTAGCCGGCACGGAAAGACCGAGGAGCACGCCAGCAATTGTCGGATGCACACCGGACTTCACGAAGAACGCCCAAATAGCGATGCCAATCACGCCATGCAAGAGCAAATTGCGCACGCCCACGCGGAACAGCACGTTAATCAAAATGAGGAGCACAAAAGCCGTCCCAAGAGCAACAAAGTTGATGCCGTCGCCGCTCGGGTAGCCAATCGCAATCACGAGGATTGCACCGATATCGTCCGCAATAGCAAGGGTCAAAATCATCACGCGGAGCGCATGCGGAACCTTCTTGCCGAGAATCGCCATGCAGCCCACCACAAACGCGATATCCGTCGCCGTCGGGATTCCCCAGCCGTGAGATGTCCCCGCCGGGCAAAGCGTCAAGTAAATCAGCGCCGGGAAAAGCATACCGCCAGCAGCCGCAATAATCGGGAGACTCGCCGCCTTCGGATCGCGGAGTTCGCCATAAGTCATTTCGCCCTTGACCTCAAGCCCGATATTGAAGAAGAATATCGTCATCAACGCATCATTGATGAACCAATGCAAGTCACCAGCGCCCACCCAGCTGCCAATCGTCACCACGAACGGCAAATGCCAAAAGTGCTCGTACGATGACGGACTCAAGTTCGCCCAGATGAGAGCCGCAAGCGTCATAATGATAAGCACTATGCCGCCCGTCGTCTCCACCTTCATCAGGCGCTCGATCGGGGTGATGATCTTACGTACCGGGGTTTCCGGAAACATATCTTCAATTTTATCGCTGCTTGTTACTCGTGCTGACATATGCTTTTCAATATAGATAAGTTTTTACATTTTTTTGGAGCCATACCGCCGTTGTAACAGATAAATAGGAATAAAACTACAAGTCCGTTACAAGAACATCGTCAGGACATCCTTCAGTTTTTCAATACTGACCGGTTTTGCGATATGCTCGTTCATGCCCACCTCAAAAGAAGCCCTACAGTCTTCGTCAAAAGCGTTCGCCGTCATGGCAATAATCGGAATTTCCGCAACGTCCTTGTTCTTTAGGGCTCGAATGCGCTTTGTAGCCTCATAGCCATCCATTACCGGCATGCGGACGTCCATCAAAACCACGTCAAACGGTCTCGTTTCCGCCTTAGAAAGCATTTTCACGGCGATATCACCATCTTCTACCGCAGTCACGATAAAGCCGTTATCCTGGAGGATTTCCATCGCAATTTCACGGTTGAGGATATTGTCTTCGACCAGCAAAATCTTCTTTCCGGCAAATCCGGAGTTGACAACAGC
Coding sequences within it:
- the nhaA gene encoding Na+/H+ antiporter NhaA, giving the protein MSARVTSSDKIEDMFPETPVRKIITPIERLMKVETTGGIVLIIMTLAALIWANLSPSSYEHFWHLPFVVTIGSWVGAGDLHWFINDALMTIFFFNIGLEVKGEMTYGELRDPKAASLPIIAAAGGMLFPALIYLTLCPAGTSHGWGIPTATDIAFVVGCMAILGKKVPHALRVMILTLAIADDIGAILVIAIGYPSGDGINFVALGTAFVLLILINVLFRVGVRNLLLHGVIGIAIWAFFVKSGVHPTIAGVLLGLSVPAKAVVAKGKVASFANSVGNVLSGDAKVSGEEKYRVFSLLQRGARESVSMQERLYKPLVPWVNFGIMPLFALSNAGVEIKLGGLDVPVLGAVALALIFGKPIGIFLFSLLSVKIGVSKKPSYSWKVLWGGGMLAGIGFTMALFVAGLAFEDGANKDSAKLGILLGSFSAAILGTIYMSIVSKKE